From the Vespa velutina chromosome 16, iVesVel2.1, whole genome shotgun sequence genome, one window contains:
- the LOC124954784 gene encoding forkhead box protein C1 — protein MCSNESPPPAKEPLAVGLGNPMAGFLPGLEHYRLQLYHYAMAERLRLAQQLHPQHPGVGHPPSGSPGHLGMGAAFPAPLPLYPAAAAGYPSRLALSMALLHPHHQRIPEEPKPQHSYIGLIAMAILSSPEKKLVLSDIYQHILEHYPYFRTRGPGWRNSIRHNLSLNDCFVKSGRSANGKGHYWAIHPANLEDFRRGDFRRRKAQRKVRRHMGLAVDEEPDSPSPPPLPATPPPSASALVGPTVASQQITGIWTSPAPPPPPPPPHSHHHHHHHHHHHHQQQQQQQQQQQQQQQQQQQQQQQQQHTFQNRSIRQSSSLQPSRKRQFDVASLLAPDDQHHIESDLRSNKSRRFSCSEEDELHDLQEHEQEQDEDVDVDVDVDVVAESNAIPSPNGTTPSASPEAKLVSPIGHWNDRSLQTGPQQLPSLHLHNHVHVRNYYVPANASNASGV, from the coding sequence atgtgcAGCAACGAAAGTCCACCGCCAGCTAAGGAACCATTGGCCGTTGGATTGGGTAATCCAATGGCCGGTTTCTTACCAGGATTGGAACATTATCGTCTTCAACTTTATCATTATGCCATGGCCGAGAGATTACGTTTGGCCCAACAATTACATCCTCAACATCCTGGTGTCGGTCATCCACCGTCGGGTTCACCGGGACATCTTGGAATGGGCGCCGCTTTTCCCGCACCATTGCCATTGTATCCAGCTGCAGCGGCTGGATATCCAAGTCGATTGGCATTATCAATGGCATTACTTCATCCCCATCATCAGAGAATACCGGAGGAACCGAAACCCCAACACAGTTATATCGGTTTAATAGCTATGGCTATATTGTCATCAccggaaaaaaaattggtcCTTTCGGATATCTATCAGCATATACTCGAACATTATCCATATTTTCGTACCCGCGGTCCAGGCTGGAGAAATTCCATAAGACATAATCTCTCGTTGAACGATTGTTTCGTTAAATCGGGTAGAAGTGCCAACGGGAAGGGTCATTATTGGGCTATTCATCCGGCAAATCTCGAGGATTTTAGACGCGGTGATTTTCGTAGACGTAAAGCCCAAAGAAAGGTACGAAGGCATATGGGTTTAGCCGTTGACGAGGAACCTGACAGTCCTAGTCCACCACCATTGCCAGCTACACCACCACCTTCCGCATCGGCGTTAGTTGGTCCAACCGTTGCTTCTCAACAGATCACGGGAATTTGGACGAGTCCTGCGCCACCGCCGCCCCCTCCACCTCCGCattctcatcatcatcatcaccatcatcatcatcatcatcatcaacagcagcaacaacaacaacaacaacaacagcaacaacagcaacagcaacaacaacagcaacaacagcaacaacataCTTTTCAAAATCGTTCGATCAGACAATCGTCGTCTCTTCAACCATCGAGAAAACGACAGTTCGACGTAGCTTCTCTATTGGCGCCGGACGATCAACATCACATCGAGTCGGATTTAAGATCGAACAAATCAAGAAGATTCAGTTGCAGCGAGGAAGACGAATTACATGATCTTCAAGAACACGAACAGGAACAAGACGAGGACGTTGACGTAGACGTCGACGTTGACGTTGTAGCTGAGAGCAATGCTATTCCGTCGCCGAACGGGACAACGCCATCGGCCAGTCCAGAGGCGAAATTGGTCTCACCGATTGGACATTGGAACGATCGGAGTTTACAAACTGGACCACAACAATTGCCATCCCTTCATCTTCACAATCACGTACACGTTAGGAATTATTACGTACCGGCAAACGCCAGTAACGCTTCTGGTGTCTAA